Proteins found in one Mustela lutreola isolate mMusLut2 chromosome 12, mMusLut2.pri, whole genome shotgun sequence genomic segment:
- the ARHGEF39 gene encoding LOW QUALITY PROTEIN: rho guanine nucleotide exchange factor 39 (The sequence of the model RefSeq protein was modified relative to this genomic sequence to represent the inferred CDS: inserted 1 base in 1 codon) → MLRPARSLPAPGGALLSLAPPPERLGFECLAGCGRKNRPLSXGMERWSASGRCTVQEQRARWERKRACTARELLETERRYQEQLGLVATYFVGILKAKGTLRPAERQALFGPWELIYGASQELLPYLEGGHWGQGLESFCPHLELYTEFAANAERSRTTLQEQLKKNKRFRRFVRLQEGRPEFGSLHLQDLLPLPLQRLQQYENLVVALAENTGPNSPDQQQLTRAARLISETAQRVYSIGQKQKNDQHLRRVQALLSGRQAKGLTSGRWFLRQGWLLVVPPHGEPRPRMFFLFSDVLLMAKPRPPLHLLQSGTFACRALYPMAQCQLHRVFGHSGGPCGGLLSLSFPHEKLLLMCTDQEELLHWHHSLTLAISSQKN, encoded by the exons ATGCTCCGTCCTGCGCGCAGCCTCCCGGCGCCAGGGGGCGCACTCCTCTCTCTGGCCCCGCCCCCGGAGCGGTTGGGATTTGAATGTCTGGCGGGCTGCGGCCGGAAGAACCGACCCCTCA TTGGCATGGAGAGATGGAGCGCCAGCGGACGGTGCACAGTTCAAGAGCAGCGTGCCCGTTGGGAGCGGAAACGCGCCTGCACTGCCCGGGAGCTGCTGGAGACCGAGCGGCGCTACCAGGAACAGCTGGGGCTGGTGGCCACG TACTTCGTGGGGATTCTGAAAGCCAAGGGCACCCTGCGACCAGCAGAGCGTCAGGCCCTGTTTGGGCCCTGGGAGCTCATTTACGGCGCCAGCCA AGAGCTTCTTCCCTACCTCGAAGGAGGGCACTGGGGACAGGGGCTGGAAAGCTTCTGCCCCCATCTGGAGCTCTACACCGAATTTGCTGCCAACGCAGAGAGGTCCCGGACCACCCTGCAG GAGCAACTAAAGAAAAACAAGCGTTTCCGGAGGTTTGTGCGACTTCAGGAAGGCCGCCCTGAGTTTGGGAGCCTTCATCTTCAAgacctgctccctctgcctctgcagagGCTCCAGCA GTATGAGAATCTTGTTGTGGCTTTGGCTGAAAACACAGGTCCCAACAGCCCTGACCAGCAACAGCTCACAC GGGCTGCCCGGCTGATAAGTGAAACCGCCCAGAGAGTCTACAGCATTGGTCAAAAACAGAAGAATGACCAGCACCTCCGGCGTGTTCAGGCTTTGCTCAGTGGCCGCCAGGCAAAGGGGCTTACCTCAG GTCGCTGGTTCCTACGCCAGGGCTGGCTATTGGTAGTGCCTCCCCATGGGGAGCCCCGGCCCCGaatgttcttcctcttctccgATGTGCTCCTCATGGCCAAACCTCGACCCCCACTGCACCTGCTGCAGAGTGGCACCTTTGCCTGCCGTGCCCTCTACCCCATGGCCCAGTGTCAACTCCACAGAGTCTTTGGCCACTCAGGAGGCCCTTGTGGTGGACTGCTCAGC CTGTCCTTTCCCCATGAGAAGCTACTGCTTATGTGCACAGACCAGGAGGAGCTGTTGCACTGGCACCACAGTTTGACTCTGGCCATCAG CAGCCAGAAGAACTAG
- the CCDC107 gene encoding coiled-coil domain-containing protein 107 isoform X2 — protein MAGSVPFAGLLGLLLVSALPGVLGDRPSPDLRAHSGDNAQVGPEATEPRRRSPPKDQRERARAGALPLGALYTAAVVAFVLYKCLQGKEEAAVLQEEEGKKESSQSEQQLAQLTQQLAQTEQHLNNLMAQLDPLFERVTTLAGAQQELLNMKLQTIHQLLQDSKPNKGVDVPEPGISLIFPLTEASLPFPEDLCIEEEEAEAGDSQAWEEPLHWSTETRNLATPWEVEQGLRRRCSKAVGRAAVTAPAGKEK, from the exons ATGGCGGGGTCGGTCCCATTTGCGGGTTTGCTGGGGTTGCTACTTGTGTCTGCACTGCCCGGGGTCCTCGGAGACCGCCCCAGCCCCGACCTCCGGGCACACTCAG GGGACAATGCCCAGGTCGGCCCTGAGGCCACAGAACCCCGGCGACGGTCGCCGCCCAAGGACCAACGAGAGCGGGCCCGGGCGGGAGCTCTGCCTTTGGGGGCGCTGTACACCGCAGCTGTCGTGGCTTTTGTGCTGTACAAGTGTTTGCAG GGGAAAGAGGAGGCTGCAGTTctccaggaggaggaaggcaagAAGGAATCATCACAGTCAG AGCAACAGCTGGCCCAGTTGACACAACAGCTAGCCCAGACAGAGCAACACCTGAACAATCTGATGGCCCAGCTGGACCCCCTTTTTGAGCG TGTGACTACCCTGGCTGGAGCCCAGCAAGAGCTTCTGAATATGAAGCTTCAGACCATCCACCAGCTGTTACAAGACAGCAAGCCAAACAAGGGTGTGGACGTTCCAGAACCAG GAATATCCCTGATCTTTCCCCTCACAGAGGCCAGCCTACCCTTTCCTGAGGACTTATGTATAGAGGAAGAGGAGGCGGAGGCTGGTGACAGTCAGGCCTGGGAGGAGCCCCTACACTGGAGCACTGAGACGAGAAACCTAGCTACTCCTTGGGAAGTGGAGCAGGGGCTAAGGAGAAGATGCAGCAAGGCTGTGGGAAGGGCTGCAGTCACAGCCCCTGCCGGCAAGGAGAAATGA
- the CCDC107 gene encoding coiled-coil domain-containing protein 107 isoform X3 gives MAGSVPFAGLLGLLLVSALPGVLGDRPSPDLRAHSAGDNAQVGPEATEPRRRSPPKDQRERARAGALPLGALYTAAVVAFVLYKCLQGKEEAAVLQEEEGKKESSQSEQQLAQLTQQLAQTEQHLNNLMAQLDPLFERVTTLAGAQQELLNMKLQTIHQLLQDSKPNKGVDVPEPEASLPFPEDLCIEEEEAEAGDSQAWEEPLHWSTETRNLATPWEVEQGLRRRCSKAVGRAAVTAPAGKEK, from the exons ATGGCGGGGTCGGTCCCATTTGCGGGTTTGCTGGGGTTGCTACTTGTGTCTGCACTGCCCGGGGTCCTCGGAGACCGCCCCAGCCCCGACCTCCGGGCACACTCAG CAGGGGACAATGCCCAGGTCGGCCCTGAGGCCACAGAACCCCGGCGACGGTCGCCGCCCAAGGACCAACGAGAGCGGGCCCGGGCGGGAGCTCTGCCTTTGGGGGCGCTGTACACCGCAGCTGTCGTGGCTTTTGTGCTGTACAAGTGTTTGCAG GGGAAAGAGGAGGCTGCAGTTctccaggaggaggaaggcaagAAGGAATCATCACAGTCAG AGCAACAGCTGGCCCAGTTGACACAACAGCTAGCCCAGACAGAGCAACACCTGAACAATCTGATGGCCCAGCTGGACCCCCTTTTTGAGCG TGTGACTACCCTGGCTGGAGCCCAGCAAGAGCTTCTGAATATGAAGCTTCAGACCATCCACCAGCTGTTACAAGACAGCAAGCCAAACAAGGGTGTGGACGTTCCAGAACCAG AGGCCAGCCTACCCTTTCCTGAGGACTTATGTATAGAGGAAGAGGAGGCGGAGGCTGGTGACAGTCAGGCCTGGGAGGAGCCCCTACACTGGAGCACTGAGACGAGAAACCTAGCTACTCCTTGGGAAGTGGAGCAGGGGCTAAGGAGAAGATGCAGCAAGGCTGTGGGAAGGGCTGCAGTCACAGCCCCTGCCGGCAAGGAGAAATGA
- the CCDC107 gene encoding coiled-coil domain-containing protein 107 isoform X4 → MAGSVPFAGLLGLLLVSALPGVLGDRPSPDLRAHSGDNAQVGPEATEPRRRSPPKDQRERARAGALPLGALYTAAVVAFVLYKCLQGKEEAAVLQEEEGKKESSQSEQQLAQLTQQLAQTEQHLNNLMAQLDPLFERVTTLAGAQQELLNMKLQTIHQLLQDSKPNKGVDVPEPEASLPFPEDLCIEEEEAEAGDSQAWEEPLHWSTETRNLATPWEVEQGLRRRCSKAVGRAAVTAPAGKEK, encoded by the exons ATGGCGGGGTCGGTCCCATTTGCGGGTTTGCTGGGGTTGCTACTTGTGTCTGCACTGCCCGGGGTCCTCGGAGACCGCCCCAGCCCCGACCTCCGGGCACACTCAG GGGACAATGCCCAGGTCGGCCCTGAGGCCACAGAACCCCGGCGACGGTCGCCGCCCAAGGACCAACGAGAGCGGGCCCGGGCGGGAGCTCTGCCTTTGGGGGCGCTGTACACCGCAGCTGTCGTGGCTTTTGTGCTGTACAAGTGTTTGCAG GGGAAAGAGGAGGCTGCAGTTctccaggaggaggaaggcaagAAGGAATCATCACAGTCAG AGCAACAGCTGGCCCAGTTGACACAACAGCTAGCCCAGACAGAGCAACACCTGAACAATCTGATGGCCCAGCTGGACCCCCTTTTTGAGCG TGTGACTACCCTGGCTGGAGCCCAGCAAGAGCTTCTGAATATGAAGCTTCAGACCATCCACCAGCTGTTACAAGACAGCAAGCCAAACAAGGGTGTGGACGTTCCAGAACCAG AGGCCAGCCTACCCTTTCCTGAGGACTTATGTATAGAGGAAGAGGAGGCGGAGGCTGGTGACAGTCAGGCCTGGGAGGAGCCCCTACACTGGAGCACTGAGACGAGAAACCTAGCTACTCCTTGGGAAGTGGAGCAGGGGCTAAGGAGAAGATGCAGCAAGGCTGTGGGAAGGGCTGCAGTCACAGCCCCTGCCGGCAAGGAGAAATGA
- the CCDC107 gene encoding coiled-coil domain-containing protein 107 isoform X1 has translation MAGSVPFAGLLGLLLVSALPGVLGDRPSPDLRAHSAGDNAQVGPEATEPRRRSPPKDQRERARAGALPLGALYTAAVVAFVLYKCLQGKEEAAVLQEEEGKKESSQSEQQLAQLTQQLAQTEQHLNNLMAQLDPLFERVTTLAGAQQELLNMKLQTIHQLLQDSKPNKGVDVPEPGISLIFPLTEASLPFPEDLCIEEEEAEAGDSQAWEEPLHWSTETRNLATPWEVEQGLRRRCSKAVGRAAVTAPAGKEK, from the exons ATGGCGGGGTCGGTCCCATTTGCGGGTTTGCTGGGGTTGCTACTTGTGTCTGCACTGCCCGGGGTCCTCGGAGACCGCCCCAGCCCCGACCTCCGGGCACACTCAG CAGGGGACAATGCCCAGGTCGGCCCTGAGGCCACAGAACCCCGGCGACGGTCGCCGCCCAAGGACCAACGAGAGCGGGCCCGGGCGGGAGCTCTGCCTTTGGGGGCGCTGTACACCGCAGCTGTCGTGGCTTTTGTGCTGTACAAGTGTTTGCAG GGGAAAGAGGAGGCTGCAGTTctccaggaggaggaaggcaagAAGGAATCATCACAGTCAG AGCAACAGCTGGCCCAGTTGACACAACAGCTAGCCCAGACAGAGCAACACCTGAACAATCTGATGGCCCAGCTGGACCCCCTTTTTGAGCG TGTGACTACCCTGGCTGGAGCCCAGCAAGAGCTTCTGAATATGAAGCTTCAGACCATCCACCAGCTGTTACAAGACAGCAAGCCAAACAAGGGTGTGGACGTTCCAGAACCAG GAATATCCCTGATCTTTCCCCTCACAGAGGCCAGCCTACCCTTTCCTGAGGACTTATGTATAGAGGAAGAGGAGGCGGAGGCTGGTGACAGTCAGGCCTGGGAGGAGCCCCTACACTGGAGCACTGAGACGAGAAACCTAGCTACTCCTTGGGAAGTGGAGCAGGGGCTAAGGAGAAGATGCAGCAAGGCTGTGGGAAGGGCTGCAGTCACAGCCCCTGCCGGCAAGGAGAAATGA
- the SIT1 gene encoding signaling threshold-regulating transmembrane adapter 1, whose product MSRGANRTEVTELLVPGIPTVTQAWGLWALLGAATLLLLISLAAHLFRWTSGRNRSHPGQGRSGGSVEEVPLYGNLPYLQTGRLSQEPGPDQQDPAPRDPVTATEKVMCYTSLQLRPSQGHLPSPGTPIKYSEVVLDSEPKPQASGPELELYASVCAQTRRARASFPDQAYANSQPAPS is encoded by the exons ATGAGCAGAGGTGCCAACCGCACAGAAGTCACAGAACTGCTAGTGCCCG GAATCCCCACTGTGACTCAGGCCTGGGGATTGTGGGCCCTCTTAGGGGCTGCGACGCTGCTGCTTCTCATCTCACTGGCTGCACACTTGTTCCGATGGACTAGTGGCCGGAACAGAAGCCATCCGGGACAGGGACG CTCTGGAGGATCTGTGGAAGAGGTCCCCCTATATGGGAACCTGCCTTATCTTCAGACTG GTCGACTGTCTCAAGAACCGGGGCCAGACCAGCAAGATCCAGCTCCTAGAGACCCCGTCACG GCTACAGAGAAAGTGATGTGCTATACCAGCCTGCAGTTGCGGCCTTCTCAGGGCCATCTCCCCAGCCCCGGAACCCCCATCAAGTACTCAGAGGTGGTGCTGGATTCTGAGCCAAAGCCCCAGGCCTCAGGCCCCGAGCTGGAGCTGTACGCCTCAGTGTGTGCCCAGACCCGCAGGGCGCGGGCTTCCTTCCCAGACCAGGCGTATGCCAACAGCCAGCCTGCACCCAGCTGA